A genomic segment from Thermococcus sp. LS1 encodes:
- a CDS encoding DUF4392 domain-containing protein, protein MIAHLINTDIGNRGVLKVYLDYRRKNFNFLHNSAKLFLDNLERVLIVTGFPIPPMMLAETDGPPGAMAIYSTVEMLGGKAEILTYSEVEKALEPFGVSFARNPEPEDYSLIISVETPGRAADGRYYSMSAMEIKRDPLDGIFLKARALGIPTIGVGDGGNEIGMGKIRELVVSHVPHGEKIASVVETNELIVSAVSNWGAYGLIAQASIEVGRNLLERWDERRVVEAISSAGLIDGVSKTLAPSVDGISLGVHEGIVELLKAVIDEAI, encoded by the coding sequence ATGATAGCACATCTAATAAACACCGATATCGGGAACAGGGGAGTGCTGAAGGTCTACCTCGACTACCGGAGGAAGAACTTTAATTTTTTACATAATTCTGCAAAACTGTTCTTAGACAATCTCGAGCGGGTTCTCATAGTTACGGGCTTTCCCATCCCCCCTATGATGCTGGCCGAAACTGACGGGCCGCCGGGAGCAATGGCCATTTACAGCACCGTTGAGATGCTTGGAGGAAAGGCTGAAATCCTGACGTATTCAGAGGTCGAAAAGGCTCTTGAGCCCTTCGGCGTTTCCTTTGCCAGGAATCCTGAGCCAGAGGATTACTCCCTGATAATCAGCGTCGAGACCCCTGGTAGGGCTGCCGACGGTAGATACTACTCCATGAGTGCCATGGAAATAAAGAGAGATCCCCTGGACGGCATCTTTCTCAAAGCGAGAGCCCTTGGAATTCCCACGATAGGGGTAGGTGACGGAGGCAACGAGATTGGCATGGGAAAAATCCGGGAGCTGGTTGTGAGCCACGTTCCACACGGAGAGAAAATAGCGAGCGTCGTCGAGACGAACGAGCTCATAGTTTCCGCCGTCTCCAACTGGGGGGCCTACGGCTTGATTGCTCAGGCATCGATTGAAGTTGGAAGAAACCTCCTCGAGAGGTGGGACGAGAGGAGAGTTGTTGAGGCCATCTCTAGCGCTGGATTAATAGACGGCGTTTCAAAGACCTTGGCTCCGAGCGTGGACGGGATAAGTTTGGGGGTTCACGAAGGAATCGTTGAGCTTTTAAAGGCAGTAATCGATGAGGCCATTTAG
- a CDS encoding TIGR02253 family HAD-type hydrolase: MEAILFDIDGTILTEEPLIMLFLPQVYDKLSRKLGISKDEARERFLAEILGRRDSYDWHDWNFFFKLFDLDLKYEELLERYPHKLQVYPDTIPTLEWLRDTGYKLGVVTSGPKYQRLKLKLAGLLDYFDVVITRDDVNAIKPEPKIFLYTIEMLGVEPGEAVMVGDSLSQDVYGAKSVGMTAVWINRNGDMGYNMADYEIRTLYELRKVLGGER, from the coding sequence ATGGAGGCCATTCTCTTCGATATCGATGGGACGATACTCACTGAGGAGCCTCTGATAATGCTCTTCCTTCCACAGGTCTACGATAAGCTCTCTAGAAAGCTTGGAATCAGCAAGGACGAGGCCAGGGAGAGGTTCCTCGCAGAGATACTCGGCAGGAGGGACAGTTACGACTGGCACGATTGGAACTTCTTTTTCAAACTGTTTGACCTCGATTTGAAATACGAGGAGCTTCTCGAGAGGTATCCCCACAAACTTCAGGTTTATCCGGACACCATTCCTACCCTGGAATGGCTGAGGGATACCGGCTATAAGCTTGGTGTTGTGACGAGCGGGCCGAAATATCAGAGGCTCAAGCTTAAGCTCGCCGGTCTTCTGGATTACTTCGACGTCGTCATTACGCGGGACGACGTCAACGCCATAAAACCCGAGCCTAAAATCTTCCTCTACACCATTGAAATGCTCGGAGTCGAGCCCGGCGAAGCCGTTATGGTCGGCGACTCCCTCAGCCAAGACGTTTATGGCGCCAAGAGCGTCGGTATGACCGCAGTGTGGATAAACCGTAATGGTGATATGGGCTACAACATGGCCGATTACGAGATTAGAACCCTTTACGAGCTTAGAAAGGTTTTAGGTGGTGAAAGATGA
- the hxlAB gene encoding bifunctional 3-hexulose-6-phosphate synthase/6-phospho-3-hexuloisomerase, whose amino-acid sequence MILQVALDLTDIEQAISIAEKAAKGGAHWLEVGTPLIKKEGMRAVELLKRRFPDRKIVADLKTMDTGALEVEMAARHGADVVSILGVADDKTIKDAVDVARRYGIRIMVDLIGVKDKVKRAKELEKMGVHYILVHTGIDEQVQGKSPLEDLEKVVKAVRVPVAVAGGLNLETIPKVIELGATIIIVGGAITKAKDPEDVTRNIIDLFWGEYMMTIRKAMTDILEHINQVAESIKLEQVRGFVDAMIGANKIFIYGAGRSGLVGKAFAMRLMHLDFNVYVVGETITPAFEPGDLLIAISGSGETKSIVDAAEIAKRQGGKVVAITSYANSTLGKLSDVVVEIPGRTKADIPTDYIARQMLTKYKWIAPMGTLFEDSTMIFLDGIIALLMATFQKTEKDMKKKHATLE is encoded by the coding sequence ATGATACTCCAGGTTGCCCTTGACTTAACTGACATTGAGCAGGCAATTTCTATCGCTGAGAAGGCCGCTAAAGGTGGCGCTCACTGGCTTGAGGTTGGAACTCCCCTCATCAAGAAGGAAGGCATGCGCGCCGTTGAGCTTCTCAAGAGGCGCTTCCCGGACAGGAAGATCGTCGCGGACCTGAAGACCATGGACACCGGTGCCCTGGAAGTCGAGATGGCAGCTAGGCACGGTGCCGATGTTGTTTCTATCCTCGGTGTTGCCGACGACAAGACCATCAAGGATGCCGTCGACGTCGCCAGGAGATATGGAATCCGGATCATGGTAGATTTAATCGGCGTTAAGGACAAGGTCAAGCGCGCCAAGGAACTTGAGAAGATGGGCGTTCACTACATCCTTGTCCACACGGGCATAGACGAGCAGGTCCAGGGCAAGAGCCCGCTGGAGGATCTTGAGAAAGTCGTCAAGGCCGTCAGAGTTCCTGTAGCTGTTGCCGGCGGCTTGAACCTCGAGACCATCCCGAAGGTCATAGAGCTCGGTGCGACGATAATCATAGTTGGCGGAGCCATAACCAAGGCGAAGGACCCTGAGGACGTCACTAGGAATATAATCGATCTCTTCTGGGGCGAGTACATGATGACCATCAGGAAGGCCATGACTGATATCCTGGAGCACATCAACCAAGTTGCTGAGAGCATCAAGCTCGAGCAGGTCAGGGGCTTTGTCGATGCCATGATCGGAGCCAACAAGATATTCATCTACGGTGCCGGAAGGAGCGGTTTGGTCGGAAAGGCCTTCGCAATGAGGCTCATGCACCTCGACTTCAACGTCTATGTCGTCGGTGAGACAATAACCCCTGCCTTCGAGCCGGGAGACCTTCTCATAGCCATCAGCGGTTCAGGCGAGACCAAGAGCATCGTCGATGCCGCGGAAATAGCCAAGAGGCAGGGTGGAAAGGTCGTAGCAATAACCTCCTATGCCAACTCGACCCTTGGAAAGCTCTCCGATGTTGTCGTTGAGATACCTGGAAGAACGAAAGCTGACATACCGACGGACTATATCGCCAGGCAGATGCTCACCAAGTACAAGTGGATAGCGCCGATGGGCACTCTCTTCGAGGACTCCACCATGATATTCCTTGACGGCATAATAGCTCTCCTAATGGCCACCTTCCAGAAGACCGAAAAGGATATGAAGAAGAAGCATGCGACCCTTGAGTAA
- a CDS encoding phosphoglycolate phosphatase produces the protein MIKAISLDIDGTITYPDRRLHEDALKAIRFAEGLGVPVMLVTGNSVPFSEAMAIMIGTTGPVVAEDGGALSVKDGRLRKRIYLTTMDEEWILWSEIKRRYPEAVLSFSMPERKAGLVVLRTIPVEAVRALIEELGLNLIAVDSGFAIHIKKPWINKGTGIEKACEILGISPKEVAHIGDGENDLDAFRVVGYRVAVGQAPETLKAEADYVTQATYGEGGAEGIMHVLRKFGYLTKE, from the coding sequence ATGATTAAAGCCATATCCCTCGATATAGACGGTACCATCACTTATCCAGACAGGCGGCTCCACGAAGATGCTCTAAAGGCCATAAGGTTCGCTGAGGGCCTCGGTGTTCCGGTCATGCTCGTCACGGGCAATTCTGTGCCGTTTTCCGAGGCGATGGCAATAATGATAGGAACCACCGGACCTGTCGTGGCCGAGGATGGCGGTGCCCTCTCAGTAAAGGACGGCCGTTTGAGAAAGAGGATATACCTCACAACGATGGACGAGGAGTGGATCCTCTGGAGCGAGATAAAGAGGCGCTATCCTGAGGCGGTTCTCAGCTTCTCGATGCCCGAAAGAAAGGCAGGTCTCGTCGTACTGCGTACGATTCCCGTCGAGGCTGTCAGGGCACTCATTGAGGAGCTTGGACTAAACCTCATCGCAGTGGATTCTGGCTTCGCAATACACATCAAGAAGCCCTGGATAAACAAGGGGACGGGCATAGAGAAGGCCTGCGAGATTCTCGGCATAAGCCCGAAAGAGGTTGCTCACATCGGGGACGGTGAGAACGACCTTGATGCCTTCCGCGTTGTTGGCTACCGCGTGGCCGTCGGGCAGGCCCCAGAGACACTGAAAGCTGAAGCCGACTACGTGACGCAGGCGACCTACGGCGAGGGAGGGGCCGAGGGGATAATGCACGTCCTACGGAAGTTTGGGTACCTCACGAAGGAATAG
- a CDS encoding ArsR family transcriptional regulator — translation MKNVRVMKALEEGPKTIEEIAEITKLPKMEVRRYLLRFLEQGKVESYQKDGKLFWKIKEKDEKEEEFKYV, via the coding sequence ATGAAGAACGTCAGGGTTATGAAGGCCCTGGAGGAAGGTCCAAAGACCATCGAGGAAATAGCGGAGATTACCAAGCTCCCAAAGATGGAAGTGAGACGCTACCTGCTCCGCTTCCTTGAGCAAGGTAAGGTCGAGAGTTATCAGAAGGACGGAAAACTCTTCTGGAAGATTAAAGAGAAGGACGAAAAAGAGGAAGAGTTTAAGTACGTCTGA
- the truD gene encoding tRNA pseudouridine(13) synthase TruD, translating to MDYREFFSQFKYLSEKPGIGGKIKAQPEDFIVMEEPLRSAFDGKKYAIFLLKKRNWDTMAAVKEIAKRAGISHKDIGFAGTKDRHAVTYQYISVPREAKEKVEAVQLKDIELRFVSYGRALKLGHLLGNRFKIIVRGVDESAFERAKEIVRELRSKGGFPNYFGYQRFGERRVTNHLIGKLLLKGDFEGAAKLFLGAHEGGMEGDEARKNFWETGDVNRALEEFPGFLRYERAMLYKYKETRSWRKAFLSLPLPIMRIFIHAYQSYLFNLYISRRIEEGLPLNEALVGDIVVQVKGGIPYRDRTYRVTETNIEFVKEKIRKGEAMVSGPLFGFSMRRAGGIPGRLEEELLAEENLSLEDFKRLPKPMAEPGGRRELLIRPLGLTYGYVPGVGMCFRFFLPKGVYATSVLREIMKDH from the coding sequence ATGGACTACCGTGAGTTCTTCTCCCAGTTCAAGTATTTGAGTGAAAAGCCTGGGATAGGTGGGAAAATCAAAGCCCAGCCGGAGGACTTCATCGTTATGGAAGAGCCTCTGCGGAGTGCCTTCGATGGCAAAAAATATGCAATTTTCCTCCTCAAAAAGCGCAACTGGGATACGATGGCGGCGGTGAAGGAGATAGCCAAACGTGCCGGAATTTCCCACAAGGACATCGGCTTCGCGGGAACGAAGGACAGACATGCCGTGACTTATCAGTACATCAGCGTGCCGCGAGAGGCGAAGGAAAAAGTTGAGGCCGTTCAACTCAAAGACATCGAGCTCCGCTTTGTTTCCTATGGGAGAGCTCTCAAGCTTGGCCACCTGCTTGGGAACCGCTTTAAAATCATCGTTCGCGGCGTTGACGAGAGCGCCTTCGAGAGGGCGAAGGAAATAGTGAGAGAGCTCCGCTCGAAGGGGGGCTTCCCCAACTACTTTGGCTATCAGCGCTTCGGTGAGAGACGTGTTACCAACCATCTGATTGGGAAGCTTCTTCTGAAGGGAGACTTTGAAGGTGCCGCAAAGCTTTTCCTCGGTGCCCATGAAGGGGGAATGGAAGGGGATGAGGCCAGAAAGAACTTCTGGGAGACCGGGGACGTGAACAGGGCCCTTGAAGAATTCCCCGGATTCCTCCGCTACGAGAGGGCGATGCTCTACAAGTACAAGGAAACCAGAAGCTGGCGGAAAGCCTTCCTCTCACTCCCTCTACCCATAATGCGTATCTTCATCCACGCCTATCAGTCCTACCTCTTCAACCTCTACATCTCCAGGAGAATCGAAGAAGGACTCCCCCTAAACGAGGCTCTGGTGGGGGACATCGTCGTCCAGGTTAAGGGAGGCATCCCCTACCGCGACAGAACCTACCGCGTCACAGAGACGAACATCGAGTTTGTGAAAGAAAAAATCCGCAAGGGGGAAGCCATGGTTTCAGGACCGCTCTTTGGCTTCTCGATGAGAAGAGCCGGGGGCATCCCGGGAAGGCTTGAGGAGGAGCTTCTCGCTGAGGAAAACCTCTCATTGGAAGACTTCAAGAGACTCCCGAAGCCAATGGCTGAGCCCGGCGGGAGGAGGGAGCTCCTCATAAGGCCCCTCGGCCTGACCTACGGCTATGTTCCGGGCGTAGGAATGTGCTTCCGCTTTTTCCTGCCCAAGGGGGTTTACGCCACGAGCGTTCTGAGGGAGATAATGAAAGATCATTAG
- a CDS encoding arginase family protein — protein sequence MVTFIPFGEKPNRDGVLYVLQLLRRNKLIEDYMIVESSRVELLAERIPQDKAYIIGDHLATYGIVEKLKPGSLISLDAHTDLMHDYLDHGSWLAYALEEHILNRAVVLAPVLMIPTTERTQLWTRRVKIFPALLRSRKVRGKWRAYKNLQTNSLDEILAETKKYLGDEIYLTVDMDVLKPEYRIARFQHGELSLEELLEILEKIKRNFKIVAFDIAEVSDRIRRSRLGKKAFVEVFQLLMG from the coding sequence ATGGTAACGTTCATCCCCTTCGGCGAGAAGCCCAACCGCGACGGTGTTCTCTACGTTCTGCAACTTCTTAGAAGGAACAAGCTCATAGAGGACTACATGATAGTCGAATCGAGCAGAGTCGAACTTCTGGCTGAAAGGATCCCCCAGGACAAGGCCTACATAATAGGGGATCATCTTGCCACATATGGCATCGTGGAGAAGCTCAAGCCGGGCTCTCTGATAAGTCTCGACGCTCATACCGATCTGATGCACGACTACCTTGACCACGGCTCGTGGCTCGCTTATGCCCTCGAGGAGCACATCCTTAACCGCGCCGTTGTTCTTGCCCCGGTTTTAATGATCCCGACAACGGAGAGAACCCAGCTCTGGACGAGGAGGGTTAAAATCTTCCCGGCTTTGCTAAGGAGCAGGAAGGTCCGGGGGAAGTGGAGGGCATACAAGAACTTACAGACCAACTCGCTCGACGAGATACTGGCTGAGACTAAGAAGTATCTCGGCGATGAGATTTACCTGACTGTCGACATGGACGTCCTGAAGCCAGAGTACAGGATAGCCCGCTTCCAGCACGGGGAGCTGAGCCTTGAAGAACTCTTGGAAATTCTCGAGAAAATAAAGAGGAACTTCAAGATAGTTGCCTTTGACATAGCCGAGGTATCTGACAGGATAAGGCGCTCCCGCCTCGGGAAGAAGGCCTTCGTTGAGGTCTTCCAGCTGCTAATGGGGTGA
- a CDS encoding KH domain-containing protein has translation MKAPICEVCLKTDDILCPADEKKLQEGIISELDVKVARLLYKLIGDADVEFKKAVEAGDLVIIMVGEGDVPITIGKGGKNIKALMRELGKRIRVIESVEVKGTDDVKKLATDLLYPAGVFGVNIVYKPGGGTYYKVLVLSRDRKKLPEKAEVLESILSQIVGQEVKMNFI, from the coding sequence ATGAAGGCGCCAATCTGTGAGGTGTGTTTGAAGACCGACGACATTCTGTGCCCGGCTGATGAGAAAAAGCTTCAAGAAGGGATTATTTCCGAACTGGATGTTAAAGTCGCGAGACTCCTATACAAGCTCATTGGCGACGCTGACGTTGAATTCAAGAAGGCCGTTGAAGCTGGCGACCTCGTGATAATCATGGTCGGCGAGGGCGACGTCCCTATAACCATCGGAAAGGGCGGCAAGAACATAAAGGCCCTCATGAGGGAGCTCGGTAAGAGGATAAGGGTCATTGAGAGCGTTGAAGTGAAAGGCACTGACGACGTCAAGAAGCTCGCCACTGACCTGCTCTACCCTGCCGGAGTCTTCGGCGTGAACATCGTTTACAAGCCGGGCGGGGGAACCTACTACAAGGTCCTCGTCCTCAGCAGGGATAGGAAGAAGCTCCCGGAGAAGGCCGAGGTTCTGGAGAGCATACTCTCCCAGATAGTCGGCCAGGAAGTTAAAATGAACTTCATTTGA
- a CDS encoding GNAT family N-acetyltransferase, producing MTMVSPLNVRIAALEDVAGIVDVHRSGVERWLKREDGRVREARYEELSVRERYLHGGPWMSIESCAVHLNNLLLNGHLPVVAEIDGRIVGEAELLISEEPVNGRIERIAHLDVIEVHREFRGRGIGRAIVEFLEELARDMGCTLLTTNPDPDAVGFYQKIGVSEVLYRGYLVKFETSGFPTPEEPELFEFSWDNVKNMEMATGRFQTSYHQWFVFFVDRIAGVDDKLPFESGKLGKSYYVLKGLPGKEHESVLFMWGRRDDIPFALGRAKKLGFRKVLTVVDRTNSFKLKPRVIGENLILGKRL from the coding sequence ATGACCATGGTCTCGCCCCTGAACGTGCGGATTGCGGCGCTTGAAGACGTGGCTGGAATAGTGGACGTCCACCGATCCGGAGTTGAGCGGTGGCTTAAACGAGAAGACGGAAGGGTTAGGGAGGCTCGCTATGAGGAGCTGAGCGTAAGGGAGCGCTATCTCCACGGCGGCCCCTGGATGAGTATCGAGAGCTGTGCGGTTCATCTCAACAACCTCCTTCTCAATGGACATCTCCCCGTGGTCGCCGAGATAGACGGGAGAATAGTCGGAGAGGCTGAGCTTCTGATAAGCGAAGAGCCTGTGAACGGTAGGATTGAGCGGATAGCGCACCTGGATGTTATCGAAGTTCACAGGGAATTCAGGGGGCGCGGAATCGGGCGGGCGATTGTAGAGTTCTTAGAAGAACTGGCCCGTGATATGGGATGTACTCTTCTCACCACAAACCCCGACCCGGACGCTGTGGGGTTCTACCAGAAGATCGGCGTTTCGGAGGTTCTCTACAGGGGCTATCTCGTGAAGTTTGAGACCTCTGGCTTCCCGACGCCAGAGGAGCCAGAACTCTTTGAGTTTTCGTGGGACAACGTAAAGAACATGGAAATGGCCACAGGAAGGTTTCAGACCTCCTACCACCAATGGTTTGTCTTCTTTGTGGACAGAATAGCCGGTGTCGATGATAAGCTGCCGTTCGAAAGCGGTAAGCTTGGAAAGTCCTACTACGTGCTGAAAGGACTTCCAGGGAAAGAACATGAATCCGTTCTGTTCATGTGGGGCAGGAGAGATGATATTCCATTCGCGCTGGGGCGGGCTAAAAAGCTTGGGTTCAGAAAGGTTCTCACAGTCGTGGATAGAACGAACTCCTTTAAGCTAAAGCCCAGGGTTATAGGGGAGAATTTGATACTTGGCAAGCGTCTTTGA
- the trmBL2 gene encoding HTH-type transcriptional regulator TrmBL2, whose translation MVKDRMVELLQEHFELNLYEARAYVALVGFGVLTPAELASVSEVPAPRTYDVLRSLEKKGFAISQPGKVNKYRPVHPQNILEKFIEEWQERVAEELEAKKKAKEELLELMSPLIETEIPKYGVEKVWVVRGIRNATLKTKEMFEEVKEQILLADDGYIAINLESDILKAIDNGAKAKIIVTENVYHRLSTSKILDYYKAGKLELKVIDKLELPMLICDDEVFFALEDMAARYFNYETQIWIKDFRVKALFESKFNEYWKKAKKV comes from the coding sequence ATGGTTAAGGACAGGATGGTAGAGCTCCTTCAGGAGCACTTTGAGTTGAACCTCTACGAGGCCAGAGCGTACGTGGCACTGGTTGGCTTCGGTGTTCTTACCCCTGCCGAGCTGGCCAGTGTTTCAGAGGTTCCGGCTCCAAGAACCTATGACGTTCTCAGGAGCCTCGAGAAGAAGGGTTTCGCCATAAGCCAGCCCGGTAAGGTCAACAAGTACAGGCCAGTTCACCCCCAGAACATTCTCGAGAAGTTCATCGAGGAGTGGCAGGAGCGCGTCGCTGAGGAGCTTGAGGCTAAGAAGAAGGCAAAGGAGGAGCTCCTCGAGCTCATGAGCCCGCTTATTGAGACCGAGATTCCGAAGTACGGCGTCGAGAAGGTCTGGGTCGTCAGGGGTATAAGGAACGCCACGCTCAAGACCAAGGAGATGTTTGAGGAGGTCAAGGAGCAGATTCTCCTGGCTGACGACGGCTACATCGCCATCAACCTCGAGAGCGACATCCTCAAGGCCATCGACAACGGCGCCAAGGCCAAGATAATCGTCACCGAGAACGTCTACCACAGGCTCAGCACTTCAAAGATACTCGACTACTACAAGGCCGGCAAGCTTGAGCTCAAGGTCATCGACAAGCTCGAGCTTCCGATGCTCATCTGCGACGATGAGGTCTTCTTTGCCCTTGAGGACATGGCTGCCAGGTACTTCAACTACGAGACCCAGATCTGGATCAAGGACTTCCGCGTCAAGGCCCTCTTTGAGAGCAAGTTCAACGAGTACTGGAAGAAGGCAAAGAAGGTCTGA
- a CDS encoding HD domain-containing protein, translating to MELDAFITDEKTLKLIERTREFAMSFFEREGTHGFSHVERVFNLCMHIGREEGADLEILALAALLHDVARPLESAGKVEDHAAEGARIARQYLRSLGYPEEKVEAVAHAIEAHRFSRGPKPTTLEAKILSDADKLDAIGAIGIARVFMYSGEHGRDIEASLRHFEEKILKLKDLMYTETAKKMAEERHRFTEEFIERIRREIEGEI from the coding sequence ATGGAGCTGGACGCGTTCATAACTGATGAGAAGACTCTCAAATTGATAGAACGTACCAGAGAATTTGCTATGAGCTTCTTTGAACGCGAGGGGACCCACGGCTTCAGCCACGTGGAGCGCGTCTTCAACCTCTGCATGCACATAGGCAGGGAAGAAGGTGCGGATCTAGAAATCCTAGCTTTAGCGGCGCTTCTCCACGATGTTGCTAGACCCCTTGAGAGCGCCGGAAAGGTGGAAGACCACGCCGCTGAGGGGGCGCGGATAGCCAGACAGTACTTGAGAAGCTTGGGTTATCCAGAAGAGAAAGTCGAGGCTGTTGCTCATGCAATAGAGGCCCACCGCTTCTCGCGCGGTCCGAAGCCGACCACTCTTGAGGCGAAGATACTCAGCGACGCCGACAAGCTCGATGCGATAGGTGCGATAGGCATCGCAAGGGTCTTCATGTACTCCGGCGAGCACGGCAGGGACATAGAGGCTTCTCTAAGGCACTTTGAGGAGAAGATACTTAAGCTCAAAGACCTCATGTACACGGAAACTGCTAAAAAGATGGCAGAAGAACGCCACCGCTTTACAGAGGAGTTCATAGAGCGCATAAGGCGCGAGATAGAGGGAGAAATCTGA
- the pth2 gene encoding peptidyl-tRNA hydrolase Pth2: MFRYKQVMVIRKDLKLSKGKMAVQVAHGAVTAALKAQKEKPEWFKAWFHEGQKKVVVKAENERELFELKAHAEKLGIPTALIRDAGLTEISPGTITCLAVGPAPEELVDKVTGHLKLV, from the coding sequence ATGTTCAGGTACAAGCAGGTCATGGTCATTAGGAAGGACCTGAAGCTCAGCAAGGGTAAGATGGCGGTTCAAGTTGCCCATGGTGCTGTGACAGCTGCTCTGAAAGCCCAGAAGGAGAAGCCAGAGTGGTTCAAGGCTTGGTTCCATGAGGGACAGAAGAAGGTTGTGGTCAAGGCTGAGAACGAGAGGGAGCTCTTCGAACTGAAGGCCCATGCGGAAAAGCTGGGCATACCAACGGCACTTATCAGGGACGCGGGGCTGACGGAGATTTCCCCGGGAACAATAACCTGTTTGGCGGTAGGCCCCGCTCCGGAGGAGCTCGTTGATAAGGTTACGGGACACCTAAAGCTGGTGTGA
- a CDS encoding Sjogren's syndrome/scleroderma autoantigen 1 family protein, whose translation MALKGPTEEEMRTVLMPLMLSGAKMLDRHCPKCGSPLFEKDGRVFCPICEHRAKQRKAEMEGIEERLMEKLNELANSMPEDLAELEKHLRVMEKIIELLERYRKLEGGE comes from the coding sequence ATGGCACTGAAGGGACCCACGGAGGAGGAAATGAGAACCGTCCTCATGCCGCTGATGCTTTCCGGGGCAAAGATGCTCGACAGACACTGCCCCAAGTGTGGCTCTCCACTCTTTGAAAAGGACGGAAGGGTTTTCTGCCCCATATGCGAGCACAGAGCAAAGCAGAGGAAGGCCGAGATGGAAGGCATCGAGGAGAGGCTCATGGAGAAGCTTAACGAACTGGCAAATTCCATGCCCGAGGACCTTGCCGAACTTGAAAAACACTTAAGAGTTATGGAGAAGATAATCGAACTGTTGGAGAGATACAGGAAACTGGAGGGAGGAGAATGA
- the aspS gene encoding aspartate--tRNA(Asn) ligase, with translation MYRTHYSSQITEELNGQRVKVAGWVWEVKDLGGIKFLWIRDREGIVQITAPKKKVDPEIFKLIPKLNSEDVIAVEGIVNFTPKAKLGFEILPEKLEVLSRAQTPLPLDPTGKVKAELDTRLDNRFMDVRKPEVTAIFKIRSSVFKAVHDFFHSEGFIEVHTPKIIATATEGGTELFPMKYFEKDAFLAQSPQLYKQIMMASGLDRVYEVAPIFRAEEHNTTRHLNEAWSIDAEMAFIENEEEVMELLERLVAYTINHVRQHNEKELETLNFELEEPKLPFPRLTYDKALEILADLGKEIPWGEDIDTEGERLLGKYMMENENAPLYFLYRYPSEAKPFYIMKYDDKPEICRAFDLEYRGVEITSGGQREHRVDVLVEQIKEKGLNPESFEFYLKAFRYGMPPHGGFGLGAERLLKQMLDLNNIREVVLFPRDRRRLTP, from the coding sequence ATGTACCGGACGCACTACTCGAGTCAGATTACGGAAGAGCTCAACGGCCAGCGCGTCAAGGTTGCTGGCTGGGTCTGGGAAGTTAAGGACCTCGGAGGAATAAAGTTCCTCTGGATAAGGGACAGGGAAGGCATAGTTCAGATAACCGCACCGAAGAAGAAGGTTGACCCAGAGATATTCAAACTCATCCCGAAGCTCAACTCAGAAGACGTCATAGCCGTCGAGGGAATAGTCAACTTCACACCCAAGGCAAAGCTCGGTTTTGAAATCCTCCCCGAGAAGCTCGAGGTTCTCAGCAGGGCCCAAACACCCCTCCCCCTTGACCCGACAGGAAAAGTCAAGGCCGAGCTTGACACGAGGCTCGACAACCGCTTCATGGACGTCAGAAAGCCCGAAGTAACGGCGATATTCAAAATCCGCTCCAGCGTTTTCAAAGCGGTTCACGACTTCTTCCACAGCGAGGGTTTCATAGAGGTCCATACGCCAAAGATAATCGCCACCGCAACCGAAGGTGGAACCGAGCTCTTCCCTATGAAGTACTTCGAGAAGGACGCCTTCCTTGCCCAGAGCCCGCAGCTATACAAGCAGATAATGATGGCGAGCGGCCTCGACCGTGTTTATGAAGTCGCCCCCATATTCAGGGCAGAGGAGCACAACACCACCAGACACCTCAACGAAGCATGGAGCATAGATGCGGAGATGGCCTTCATAGAGAACGAGGAGGAGGTAATGGAGCTCCTTGAGAGGCTCGTCGCTTACACTATCAACCACGTCCGCCAGCACAACGAAAAGGAGCTTGAAACGCTGAACTTCGAGCTTGAGGAGCCGAAACTGCCGTTCCCAAGGCTGACCTATGACAAAGCACTTGAGATCCTCGCCGACCTCGGCAAGGAGATTCCCTGGGGCGAGGACATAGACACGGAGGGCGAGAGGCTTCTTGGAAAGTACATGATGGAGAACGAGAACGCGCCACTCTACTTCCTCTACCGCTATCCGAGCGAGGCCAAACCCTTCTACATCATGAAGTACGATGACAAGCCGGAGATATGCCGCGCCTTTGACCTTGAATACCGGGGAGTAGAGATAACCTCAGGCGGCCAGAGGGAGCACCGCGTTGATGTCCTCGTCGAGCAGATTAAGGAGAAGGGCCTCAACCCGGAGAGCTTCGAGTTCTACCTCAAGGCCTTCCGCTACGGCATGCCTCCCCATGGTGGCTTCGGTCTTGGGGCGGAGAGACTCCTCAAACAGATGCTCGACCTCAACAACATCAGGGAAGTCGTACTCTTCCCGAGGGACAGGAGAAGACTCACACCGTAA